The stretch of DNA TACCGATAAAATAACAGCGACAACCAACATGACCGATAACATGATACTTTTAAACCCTATACTTTTCATGTCAATCCTCCTTAATCCTATTCCCTTTTATCCTAGCATAAAGTGCTGTGCTAAAGTTTTAAAATTTTGTTAAGTTATCGTATACAACACGTATTTTTAATGTCATTCCACTTTTAACAAGACTTGAAAAAAACCTTTCCTAATGGTCCATATTCATCGTAAACATGGTTTCATAATCAACGCGCAATCAGCTCATAAAAAAGAGCTGAGACATCATCAATACCATGCCTCAACTCTTTAAGTGTTACGCATTGACACTGTTTAAAAACGACAGCACCGCTATATTTTAGCAATGGCTTGAACATTACTGTGAAAGGGTCACTTTACGTGTAAAAGTCGTTTCTTCCACCATCCGTGCAATCTTCTCACATTGACTCACATGTAATTCACCAAACCGACGATCATCCACAACTGCGGCCCATCCAGCGTCCACATATTCAAGCGCCACCATCATCGCTTCATTTCGCTCCCCTTCAATCCAAACGGTATCTAATGATTCTTTGATCGATTGTGAAGGGACAACAACATCACGCACTACTTGCCCTACAATCGTTAGCCCTGGGCCAAGTCGCTCTGGCAATGCTTGTACTTGTTCTATAATTGTGGTGACCGTTCCACTGACGATATGTTGATTGGGTCGCGATGCATTAAAAATGACAACTACCGGTAAATTGCCATCTATATGTCGTTGAATCGCTGTCATCAGTTGAGGTAACCGATGAATCCCCATATAAATGGCTAACGTGCCGCCGTGTGCAATCGTCGTCATATCGATATCATTTTCTTCATTATTTTTAAAATGACCTGTCGTGAAAGTGATATTCGTCGACACCCCTCTTTCGGTCAAACCACGGCCGAGCTGACTGATTGCTGCACTGGCCGCGGTGATCCCAGGCACAATTTCAAATGGAATGCCGTGTTTCCGTAACGTCTCTACTTCTTCAGTGACACGTCCAAAGATCGAAGGGTCCCCGCCTTTTAAACGGACAACATATGTCGCTGTTGTTGCCTTTTCTATTAATAACGCATTAATGCGTTCTTGTTGTGTTGTCCGTGTGTAAGGGGTTTTTCCCACATCGATCCACTCTGTATGCACCGACGATAAATGAAGGAGGAGTGGATTGACAAGTTGATCGTATAAAATCACATCGGCTTGTTGAATGCATCGTTCAGCTTTTTTAGTCAGTAATTGCGGATCTCCCGGCCCCGCACCGACTAAATAGACTTTCCCCATCTTTTGCTTTAAGGAAGCCATAGGTAAATCTCTCCATCGACCACCTCAACAGGGTAAGTTGCGACACACCCTTCATCCGGTGCTTGAACTTCACCTGTATTTAAATCAATTTTTTGGTCATGCAATGGACAAAAAACAAAATGGTCACTCACCGTTCCCTCTGATAGGGGGCCTTGTTGATGCGGGCACACATTATGAATGGCCTTCACATCACCCACTTCAGTGAGAAACAACGCGATGGGCGTTTCATCTACTATGACTTTCTTCCCAATAAGGGGCTCTAAATCCGATAATTTGCCAACTTTTACTTTTCCTTGTTGCATCGTCCTACACCTTCTCAACTTCAAATATTTTTTGCTTGTGCTTGTCCGCAACGATCTCTTGCCATGGTTCTTGTTCAACAGCGGCTTTAGCGACCATAATACGCTCGAAAAGCGCTTCTTGTTTTTCAGGGTCTAACACGACGGCTTTAACCTGGTCAAATCCAAGACGTCTTAACCACGGTGCGGTACGCTCTGCATAGTGCGCTGTTTCGCGATAATATTGCATATACGCACCACATAACTTAATGACATCTTCTTCAGTAGAAACGGTTGTTAAATATTCACCGATTTCTACAGTCGTTCCTCCATTTCCTCCAACATAAATTTGGAAACCATTTTCAACTCCGATAATACCAAAGTCTTTCACACCTGATTCGACACAACTTCTCGGACATCCCGACACACCCATTTTGAATTTATGAGGCGTATCAATGTATTCAAATGTTGCTTCTAAACGAATGCCTAAACGCGTCGTATATTGTGTGCCAAAACGACAAAATTCCTTGCCAACACAACTTTTAACAGAACGTGTCTTTTTCGCATAAGCCGATGCCGAACGCATCCCTAATGCCGACCAAATGTCTGGTAAATCCTCTTTTTTCACACCATATAAACCAATGCGTTGCGAACCGGTCACCTTGACTAATGGGACGTTATACTGCTTCGCGACTTCACCCAAACGAATCAGTTGATCCGCATCAGTCACACCGCCACGCATTTGAGGGATGACGGAAAATGTGCCATCATTTTGAATGTTGGCATGATAGCGTTCATTCGCAAAGCGTGATGCTTTCTCATCCACATGTTCATTCGGGTATACCATATTCAAATAGTAATTGATAGCCGGACGACATTTAGGACAGCCCCCTTTGTTTTTAAAATCGAGCACATGTCTCACTTCTTTAGACGTTTTCAAACCTTTTGCACGAATTTGTGTCACAATTTGATCTCTAGATAAATCAGTACATGCACAAATTCCTGTAGGGGCATTTGCTACAAAGTCATCACCTAAAGCATGTTCTAGTAATGCGCCAATTTGTACTTTACATTTTCCACAAGAGTTCCCGGCTTTCGTTACGCGTGTCACATCAGCGACTGAAGTCAAACCTTGTTCGTGAATGGCTGATACAATAACTCCTTTTGAGATACCGTTACAACCACAAATGGTTTCACTATCATCCATGTCAGCAACCTGCAATGTCTCCCCTTCTCCTGCTTTATGCAAAATTGAAACTAACGTATAGTCGTCAATCGGTTCGCCTTTTTTCATCATATTATAAAAACGTTGTCCCTCATCCGTATCACCATATAATACCGCACCAACGATTTTATTATCTTGAACGAACACCTTTTTATAAATGTTATCCACACCATTAAACATTTCAATGCCACGCACTGTATCATTTTCTACAATGCGCCCTGCACTGAACAAATCACATCCGGAAACTTTTAATGATGTAAAGGTCGTAGAACCATGATATCCGTCAGTCGATTGATCTGTAATATGATCTGCGAGTATTTTACCTTGTTCATAGAGTGGCGCTACGAGTCCATAGACTTTTGATCGATGTTCTGCACACTCCCCAACCGCATAAATGTTTGGATCGCTCGTTTGCATAAAGTCATTGACAATAATACCTCGTCCAATCTCCAAACCTGATGCACGCGCCTCCTTCGTGACTGGGCGAATCCCAACTGCCATCACCACCATATCCGCTTCCAATACACGGCCATCCGACAGACGAACACCTTCTACAGCTGTATCACCGATGATTTCTTGTGTATTCGCTTGCAATTCAAACTGTAGCCCTTGTTTTTCTAAATCTTGTTTCAACAATTCCCCAGCACGGCGATCGAGTTGTACTTCCATCAACCACTCAGCTAGATGCACGACTGTCACATTCATACCTTGTTCTACTAAACCGCGTGCACACTCCAAACCAAGCAAACCGCCGCCTATGACGATGGCTTTCTTTTTTGTTTTGGCAATTTCTAACATTTTCTCTGTATCATCAATTGTTCGAAAGCCTACGACACCTGCTAATCGTGACCCATCAATTGGCAAAATGAATGCATCCGATCCTGTTGCGATAATCATTTGATCATAATCGACCACTTGCCCTTTTTCCGTCTCAACTTGACGTGCTTCGCGATTGATTTTAACAACTTTATCTCCCGTAATAAGACGAATCCCTCGATCTTTATACCATGCATAATCGTTCATAATCGCCTCTTCAACCGTCATCTTATTCTGTAAAATATTCGATAACATAATTCGGTTATAATTTGGATAAGGTTCTTTACCAATAATTGTAATTTCAAAACGCTCAGGGTCACGCTCTAAAATTTCTTCTATCGTACGTACACCTGCCATACCATTACCGACCATTAATAGTTTTGTTTTGCTCATACTCATCCTCCTCAAGTGTAGCCAAAAACGCTTTAATTTTTGCCGCATAATCTTTTACTTGATGAATCGCTTGACCATCAGAACTTAAACTCACTTTAATCCCTTGATGTTCAATATCCAAACTGTTATAAAAATCAGATTGTGTACGATCCCCTGTATGATTGACCCATTGTTTTGATGTCGCCGCATCACGTACGTGTTGATTCACCACTTGATCATTCGTCGCAATCACAATCAGATCAGCGTCTGCGATATCAGATGTTTCGTATCGCTTTTGAATCAATTGAATGTGGTCTCCCCACTGCGTTCGTGTAAAAGCTGGCTCAAACTCAGGGCTCACCACTTTTAAACTGCCTGCCTCATCTTTTAACTTTTCAAATTTTCTCCAGGCAATTTTACCGCCTCCGATAATGACTACTTTCCTATGTGCCAATTTCAACTGGACCGTGTACATTCCACCCCTCCTTTGCACGCGACAAGTCGACTGAAAATCACTTCTTTTAATACAGGATGAAAATTCATCGCTGAAGTAAACGTCAACGTACAAGGTAATGCAAGCGATAAAATACGTTGCTGTGTCCGTTGCACTAAAAAACCATCATAGAAAAAATACGGTATGATTAACAATTGATCCCATTGTTGTGCGATTTCAGTTAAAACTTGTTCATATTGATATGTGCCGTAGACCATACATGGATAGCACGGGCGATCGGGTGTTGAAAGTTGACGTGCCATGATTGCTAAAGCTTGCGCAGGTTGCGTATATCGATGACTGCCGTGTGCCAAAATGATGACGCAAGTCTTTGGCGTCAGCTGCTCTTGATGATGCGCGATTTGTTGTGCAACCCAATCAATCATTTTTGGATGTGTCCCCAACGGTTGTGCCAAACGAAATGTCACGTGTGGATAGCGCTTTTCCCAAATCTGTTTGCCGTTAACGATATCCTCATAATAATGCGACGCTGAAAACAGCAATAATGGCATCAGGTACACCACTGTGGCACCTGCCTTCACTTGCATATCAATCACAGCTTCTAAATGTACCGTCTCACTTTCTAAAAATGCGAGCTCATAGTCCACAGCTTCATTTTCGAACAACTGTGTAACAAAATGTGTCAATGTTTGGTTTAACGCACCCTTACGCATACCGTGAACAATGAGTATCACTTTTTCCATCACTTCATCCCCCTTTGTTTCTATTTTAGACGAAATCACGCTTCAAATGTGATTCGATTCACATAAAGAACGAAAAATAGGGAATCCCCTCTCCTTAAACTTGAGGGAATTCCCTATCTCTCTTATAAATCTAAAGGTGAACTCACGATGATGCCTCATTTTCTGAAGCCCATGGCGGCGGTGCCAACAAGTTTGGATTGTACCGCTCTGGTATTAACACTTTCACCATCATTACTCCTAAATCACCACTCTCTTCTTCCATAGTGAAAAACGATTGATAACCTCGTCGTGCATAAACCTCTTTTAACCAACGCATTTTACGTCCTGACGTCCCCAATACCACTGCCGGTGCCTTTAACGTATCACGTAAAATCGTTTTTTCAACATACGTCATTAATTGATTACCATACCCTTTGCCCGCTTCATCTGGATCGGTTGCAAACCAACAAACAAAAGGATATTTTGATACCGGACGACTCGGCTCCCATGGAAAACGGATGGACAAAGTTGAAATGGGTACCCCTTCTTTTTCAAGAATATACACCATATGTTGGGTAATATTTTTTTCTATCATTTCCATTGTTGCATGCACAGAGGGCCAATCAATCCCAACGTCTCTTAAAGGGGTAAAGGCTTGATACATCAATTGATATAAACTTTGGGCATCCTCTAACGTAGCCAGTCTGATATTCACTTGTGACATCTCATCTCCTCCATTCTTATATTGTTAGATTATCAAAATGACGTGAAGCTGACCGCTTGTTCGCTCACACAAAAAGTATGCCAACTTTTATGAATATTCACAACAAAACAATCGTTCAACGTCACATGACTTAGAAATGTCATAAGACAAACCCATCTACATGCTGCGATTTTTTCATCGTATATATAATAAATAGGCTTGTCTCCTAAATGATTTTAGAAAACAAGCCTCATATCACACGTTCAATCAAATATATCTTGTAGCGCACTGGAACAATGTAATGCGGTGTGTTTGATCCAAAAACAATGACGATTCACGCATCTCGCACAGTTGATTTTAAAGCTTTTTGGACTGCTATTTTTGTCCGATACGTCGTGAGCCATTTAAATAGGCAAATACTAAACCGACGAAAAGGCCGCCACCAATATAGTTCCCAATAAATGCGAAAACGATATTTTTTACAACGTGTAACCATGACATGCCTTCGAAATTGTAAAATAACATGCCAACAAACAAGCCCGCGTTATAAACAACATGTTCGTACGCCATGAAAAAGAAAATAATTACACCACTGGCGATAAAGAAAGCTTTTGCAAGACCTTCTTTATATTGCATTGATACATAAATACCGATGTTAATAAAAAAGTTAGCAAAAATCGCTTTAATTAGAATCGCATGCCATGTTGATGCAATCGTTTTTGAATCAACAGTCGCTGACAAATAGTTAATCATCTCTGGTGTCATCACTTTTGTAAAATACATTAATATAAAAAGCACAAATGCGCCTAAAATATTACCGATAAAGCAGACTGTAAACAACCACATCGTTTTTCCAAATGAAATCGTCCGATAATAAAGTCCTACAGTCAAGTACATAAAGTTACTTGTCAGCAATTCTGCATGTGTCAATACAATGAAGACTAAAGCAATACTGAAAGCAATCGCGCCCATCAAATTGACGACACCCGGTAAAGCACCTGCCATTTGCGTCTTTATCGCTAGCATAAATACAGTCACAATGGCTAACAGAAATCCGGACATCATTGATTTAAGTAAATATCGTGGCATCGCTTGATCAAGCATGACTTCTTTCATTGCAACAGAATGAATAATACTTTGCACCGTTTCTCTTGATGCATATGAGTCAGAAACAGATTTAATCGGTTTTTGAATCCCCATGCTACAACCTCCATTTCATCTTAAACATGATGAATCTATCAT from Staphylococcus lutrae encodes:
- the cobA gene encoding uroporphyrinogen-III C-methyltransferase, with the translated sequence MASLKQKMGKVYLVGAGPGDPQLLTKKAERCIQQADVILYDQLVNPLLLHLSSVHTEWIDVGKTPYTRTTQQERINALLIEKATTATYVVRLKGGDPSIFGRVTEEVETLRKHGIPFEIVPGITAASAAISQLGRGLTERGVSTNITFTTGHFKNNEENDIDMTTIAHGGTLAIYMGIHRLPQLMTAIQRHIDGNLPVVVIFNASRPNQHIVSGTVTTIIEQVQALPERLGPGLTIVGQVVRDVVVPSQSIKESLDTVWIEGERNEAMMVALEYVDAGWAAVVDDRRFGELHVSQCEKIARMVEETTFTRKVTLSQ
- the nirD gene encoding nitrite reductase small subunit NirD — encoded protein: MQQGKVKVGKLSDLEPLIGKKVIVDETPIALFLTEVGDVKAIHNVCPHQQGPLSEGTVSDHFVFCPLHDQKIDLNTGEVQAPDEGCVATYPVEVVDGEIYLWLP
- the nirB gene encoding nitrite reductase large subunit NirB, with product MSKTKLLMVGNGMAGVRTIEEILERDPERFEITIIGKEPYPNYNRIMLSNILQNKMTVEEAIMNDYAWYKDRGIRLITGDKVVKINREARQVETEKGQVVDYDQMIIATGSDAFILPIDGSRLAGVVGFRTIDDTEKMLEIAKTKKKAIVIGGGLLGLECARGLVEQGMNVTVVHLAEWLMEVQLDRRAGELLKQDLEKQGLQFELQANTQEIIGDTAVEGVRLSDGRVLEADMVVMAVGIRPVTKEARASGLEIGRGIIVNDFMQTSDPNIYAVGECAEHRSKVYGLVAPLYEQGKILADHITDQSTDGYHGSTTFTSLKVSGCDLFSAGRIVENDTVRGIEMFNGVDNIYKKVFVQDNKIVGAVLYGDTDEGQRFYNMMKKGEPIDDYTLVSILHKAGEGETLQVADMDDSETICGCNGISKGVIVSAIHEQGLTSVADVTRVTKAGNSCGKCKVQIGALLEHALGDDFVANAPTGICACTDLSRDQIVTQIRAKGLKTSKEVRHVLDFKNKGGCPKCRPAINYYLNMVYPNEHVDEKASRFANERYHANIQNDGTFSVIPQMRGGVTDADQLIRLGEVAKQYNVPLVKVTGSQRIGLYGVKKEDLPDIWSALGMRSASAYAKKTRSVKSCVGKEFCRFGTQYTTRLGIRLEATFEYIDTPHKFKMGVSGCPRSCVESGVKDFGIIGVENGFQIYVGGNGGTTVEIGEYLTTVSTEEDVIKLCGAYMQYYRETAHYAERTAPWLRRLGFDQVKAVVLDPEKQEALFERIMVAKAAVEQEPWQEIVADKHKQKIFEVEKV
- a CDS encoding precorrin-2 dehydrogenase/sirohydrochlorin ferrochelatase family protein codes for the protein MYTVQLKLAHRKVVIIGGGKIAWRKFEKLKDEAGSLKVVSPEFEPAFTRTQWGDHIQLIQKRYETSDIADADLIVIATNDQVVNQHVRDAATSKQWVNHTGDRTQSDFYNSLDIEHQGIKVSLSSDGQAIHQVKDYAAKIKAFLATLEEDEYEQNKTINGR
- a CDS encoding sirohydrochlorin chelatase, with the translated sequence MEKVILIVHGMRKGALNQTLTHFVTQLFENEAVDYELAFLESETVHLEAVIDMQVKAGATVVYLMPLLLFSASHYYEDIVNGKQIWEKRYPHVTFRLAQPLGTHPKMIDWVAQQIAHHQEQLTPKTCVIILAHGSHRYTQPAQALAIMARQLSTPDRPCYPCMVYGTYQYEQVLTEIAQQWDQLLIIPYFFYDGFLVQRTQQRILSLALPCTLTFTSAMNFHPVLKEVIFSRLVACKGGVECTRSS
- a CDS encoding GNAT family N-acetyltransferase, which gives rise to MSQVNIRLATLEDAQSLYQLMYQAFTPLRDVGIDWPSVHATMEMIEKNITQHMVYILEKEGVPISTLSIRFPWEPSRPVSKYPFVCWFATDPDEAGKGYGNQLMTYVEKTILRDTLKAPAVVLGTSGRKMRWLKEVYARRGYQSFFTMEEESGDLGVMMVKVLIPERYNPNLLAPPPWASENEASS
- a CDS encoding formate/nitrite transporter family protein, with the protein product MGIQKPIKSVSDSYASRETVQSIIHSVAMKEVMLDQAMPRYLLKSMMSGFLLAIVTVFMLAIKTQMAGALPGVVNLMGAIAFSIALVFIVLTHAELLTSNFMYLTVGLYYRTISFGKTMWLFTVCFIGNILGAFVLFILMYFTKVMTPEMINYLSATVDSKTIASTWHAILIKAIFANFFINIGIYVSMQYKEGLAKAFFIASGVIIFFFMAYEHVVYNAGLFVGMLFYNFEGMSWLHVVKNIVFAFIGNYIGGGLFVGLVFAYLNGSRRIGQK